The window AGATCAAGTGAGAAAACTGAAAAAGTATTCTCCTTATTTCAGGAAATTGAAGCACAAGCATCAGCGGGAGTTTATGTGGCGAGTGAGTCAGTTTATTGCGGCCAAAAGCTTTGTTCCAAGAGGGATGAAAGAAGTAACCGAAGAGATGAAAGTAGTGGTGGCAGCTTTAAGTGTTCAAATTACTTTCGGCTTGCCCCGCATTTACCTCTCTCATTTTAAGAGAATCCTGATTTATCCGGATAGTTATTATTCTACTATTAATAATCAATACCATAAAGGAGAAGTAAACCCAAGGTTTGGGATTATCGTGCTTTCATGGAAGAATTTGGTTTCGGGTATCGCCAATGAAACGGATGGTATTAATTTAGGCATACACGAACTGGCACATGCTATACATCTGGAGAATAGAATTCACAATACTGAATTTGGTTTTATTGATCAGGCCCTTTGGGATGAATATTCCAATCTGGCGCAATACGAAATGATGAAAATCAATACTGGGGAACCCACATTTTTTAGAGAGGTGGGTGGAGTAGATCACTATGAGTTTTTTGCGGTGCTGCTGGAGAACTTCTTTGAAAGGCCTAAAGCCTTGAAAAACTACAGTCCCAAACTTTATCATAAAACCTGCCTACTCTTAAGGCAAGACCCCCTTAAGTTGCTAATGAATATCTAAGCTATTGAAATGCCAAATACGTTTACACCTCTATAATCCGCACAGGGGGATAGCTCTACTAATTCCCTTTTGAAATTAATGTAAATCAGGGCACTGTGTAGTTCGTTCACTATCAAGCTATTGTCAATTATTCTTCCGCTATTGTTGCCTGCCAATTAATAACTTTCCAGATGCCCTCTTTCTTTTGAAAAACACCAGAATTGAAATAATTTCCTATTTCTTCTCCATCAGATTTAGCAATAAGTTTAAAGGCTACAACGGCCACATTCTCCATTATTCTTATTTGAACCTCCTCTGCAGAGTAGGAAGTTTGTTGCTCCTTGCTGCTGGCCTGATCAACATTCTTAAAGCCATCCATGACGGTAGATTTTCCAAAGCGCTTGCCAGCTGAACTGGTGTATACCAAATCTTCAGACCAAAAGCGGTTATGCATTTGAGGATTGTTCACATCGCTGAGAAAGTCGTGAAGTAATTTATTTAGAATTTCCTTTTCTGCTTCTTGAGCATAGAGTGTAGAGTTTAGAAAAAATAGTGTGCTGATTAAGAAAATGTATCGCATAGTTTTCGTTTTTCTGTCATAAGATAGCGAAAAATGAATAAGTCTAAAAAAGAGGGTGCAGTATTAAACAATTTTAAGTAAGGGTATGTGAAACTATAGCATGCTAAACTATTTAGGTGTCCAATAAAGATCAGGACTTTATTACTAAAGACTTGAAATACCTATAGGCATCCCGTGCTTATGCTAGCTTTAGCTATAATTTTATAAATGGAAGGTGCTGCATGCAGCAAGCGCAACCCTGCAGCTCACTCACAATCAAGCTATTGTCAATTATTCTTGCTATCTTTAGTAAGGTAAATCCCCACTAACAAAAAGCACTC is drawn from Marivirga arenosa and contains these coding sequences:
- a CDS encoding zinc-dependent peptidase — translated: MRKLKKYSPYFRKLKHKHQREFMWRVSQFIAAKSFVPRGMKEVTEEMKVVVAALSVQITFGLPRIYLSHFKRILIYPDSYYSTINNQYHKGEVNPRFGIIVLSWKNLVSGIANETDGINLGIHELAHAIHLENRIHNTEFGFIDQALWDEYSNLAQYEMMKINTGEPTFFREVGGVDHYEFFAVLLENFFERPKALKNYSPKLYHKTCLLLRQDPLKLLMNI
- a CDS encoding nuclear transport factor 2 family protein; amino-acid sequence: MRYIFLISTLFFLNSTLYAQEAEKEILNKLLHDFLSDVNNPQMHNRFWSEDLVYTSSAGKRFGKSTVMDGFKNVDQASSKEQQTSYSAEEVQIRIMENVAVVAFKLIAKSDGEEIGNYFNSGVFQKKEGIWKVINWQATIAEE